In Calothrix sp. PCC 7507, one DNA window encodes the following:
- a CDS encoding trans-aconitate 2-methyltransferase has protein sequence MPQLFPGEVFANTADFDTGIRQLIPRYDEMLEVITCCLPPTTHRVLELGCGTGELTLKILKRFPDAKVIALDYSPRMLQFAQDKIKKSGYEHRWTGIEADFGDWANNPEKFEIGNEFDASVSSLAIHHLEDEMKFKLFQQVADSLTHNGCFWNADPILPELPALAEVYKAVREEWITQQRPELAETRAEVGITDTQGYSHSDQLATLDTHVQMLSIAGFETVAIPWKYYGLAVFGGWV, from the coding sequence ATGCCACAGCTATTTCCCGGAGAAGTATTTGCCAACACTGCTGATTTTGATACTGGTATTCGTCAGCTAATACCCCGGTATGATGAGATGCTGGAAGTAATAACTTGTTGTTTACCTCCAACAACTCACCGCGTTTTAGAATTAGGCTGCGGTACAGGCGAACTTACCCTGAAGATACTCAAACGATTTCCAGATGCTAAAGTTATCGCCCTCGATTACTCACCCCGAATGCTGCAGTTCGCCCAAGATAAAATCAAAAAATCTGGGTATGAACATCGCTGGACTGGTATTGAAGCAGATTTTGGTGATTGGGCAAATAATCCAGAAAAATTTGAAATTGGCAACGAATTTGATGCTTCTGTGTCATCTCTGGCGATTCATCATCTTGAAGATGAGATGAAATTCAAGCTATTTCAACAGGTAGCTGACAGTCTCACGCACAATGGCTGTTTTTGGAATGCAGACCCTATTCTACCAGAATTACCTGCCTTAGCAGAAGTTTACAAGGCGGTACGGGAAGAATGGATAACCCAACAAAGACCAGAACTCGCAGAAACTCGTGCCGAGGTTGGCATTACTGATACTCAAGGTTACTCTCATTCAGATCAACTAGCTACTTTAGATACCCACGTGCAAATGCTGTCAATAGCTGGATTTGAAACAGTAGCAATTCCTTGGAAATACTACGGCTTGGCAGTTTTTGGTGGCTGGGTGTAA
- the glyQ gene encoding glycine--tRNA ligase subunit alpha — MNFQSVIAKLHQFWGESLAEISGSQRGCLIAQPYDMEKGAGTKNPHTFLRALGPEPWAVAYVEPCRRPTDGRYGENPNRFQHYYQYQVLIKPSPDNIQEIYLDSLRALGIRPEDHDIRFVEDNWEDATVGAWGTGWEVWLDGMEITQFTYFQQCGGIDCRPVSIEITYGLERLAMYLQEVEAITKIQWTDYITYGDVHLQGEIEQCTYNFEASNPELLLTLFNLYEQEATQLTERGLVLPSLDYVIKCSHTFNLLDARGVISVTERTRYIARIRHLARKIAQLYVEQREKLGFPLLKGITA; from the coding sequence GTGAATTTTCAGTCGGTAATAGCTAAATTGCATCAGTTTTGGGGCGAGTCTCTTGCAGAAATATCTGGCAGTCAACGCGGTTGCCTAATTGCCCAACCTTACGATATGGAGAAGGGAGCAGGCACGAAAAACCCCCATACTTTTTTGAGAGCGCTGGGACCTGAACCGTGGGCTGTGGCGTATGTAGAACCATGTCGTCGCCCTACAGATGGGCGCTACGGGGAAAATCCCAATCGGTTTCAACATTATTATCAGTACCAAGTGTTGATTAAACCTTCACCAGATAATATCCAAGAGATTTATCTTGATTCTTTGAGGGCTTTAGGTATTCGGCCCGAAGATCACGATATCCGATTTGTCGAGGATAACTGGGAAGATGCGACGGTAGGGGCTTGGGGTACTGGCTGGGAAGTATGGTTGGATGGGATGGAAATTACTCAATTTACCTACTTTCAACAGTGCGGAGGTATTGATTGTCGTCCGGTGTCAATTGAGATTACATATGGATTGGAGCGACTGGCAATGTACCTCCAGGAAGTGGAAGCGATTACTAAAATCCAGTGGACGGACTACATTACATATGGTGATGTGCATCTACAGGGAGAAATTGAGCAGTGTACATATAACTTTGAAGCTTCCAATCCAGAGTTGCTGCTGACTCTATTTAATTTGTATGAGCAGGAAGCTACGCAGTTAACAGAGCGAGGATTGGTTTTACCGAGCTTAGATTATGTGATTAAGTGTTCGCATACGTTTAATTTGCTGGATGCGAGAGGTGTAATCTCAGTCACGGAGAGGACTCGATACATTGCGAGAATTCGACATTTGGCTAGGAAAATAGCTCAATTGTATGTAGAGCAACGAGAGAAGTTGGGATTCCCATTGCTGAAAGGTATAACAGCTTGA